A part of Rhodohalobacter barkolensis genomic DNA contains:
- a CDS encoding porin: MKILPLFIAFLLLPLSMVYGQTNTDTVDDLENRLKSEEFNVGLLLQSVGVLSLDDDNFNGGRQFELGATRLDIKGQLPSNFIYRMQLDFRRSPSIIDAQVGYWFSDQFRIVTGMFKPFLSADLDPSPAATDFINRARLVGSMLNSRELGITALGETEGFNYRFGIYNGNGRQLGNDDNNFLYTARLGYQVNLEDNGTVDFGLNGAVNTSEGESVGNSGLFSAGDRTIYGAFVKYDSDTFFGTIEFLQTDFEVQGVDLDETITGFYATVGNNISEQSQLLARWDHLSYDVLGNDSNRMVLGWNYQATQLVSFQLNGLLQFNDGVDNQAGISGNLQFHF; this comes from the coding sequence ATGAAAATATTACCGTTATTTATTGCTTTTTTACTATTGCCTCTTTCAATGGTTTATGGCCAGACTAATACAGATACCGTAGATGATTTGGAAAACCGCCTCAAATCGGAAGAATTTAATGTAGGTCTGCTGCTTCAATCTGTGGGGGTGCTTTCCCTTGATGATGATAATTTTAACGGGGGCCGACAATTTGAACTGGGTGCAACCCGACTGGACATCAAAGGCCAGTTGCCCAGTAATTTTATTTACAGAATGCAGCTCGATTTCAGGAGATCACCCAGTATCATAGATGCGCAGGTGGGCTACTGGTTCTCCGATCAGTTCAGAATTGTAACCGGAATGTTTAAACCTTTTTTAAGTGCTGATCTGGATCCGAGTCCGGCCGCAACAGATTTTATTAACCGTGCCCGATTGGTGGGTTCTATGTTGAATTCGCGGGAATTGGGAATTACAGCTTTAGGAGAAACTGAGGGTTTCAACTATCGTTTTGGAATATATAATGGAAATGGGCGCCAGCTTGGAAACGATGATAATAATTTTCTCTACACTGCACGACTAGGCTATCAAGTAAATCTCGAAGATAATGGTACAGTCGATTTTGGTTTGAATGGAGCTGTCAATACATCTGAAGGGGAATCAGTTGGCAATTCAGGCTTATTTTCAGCCGGTGATCGAACGATTTACGGAGCGTTTGTGAAATACGATAGCGACACGTTTTTTGGAACAATTGAATTTCTTCAAACGGATTTTGAAGTACAGGGAGTAGATTTGGATGAAACCATTACAGGTTTCTATGCAACGGTAGGGAATAATATTTCCGAACAAAGCCAATTGCTGGCAAGGTGGGATCATCTATCTTACGATGTACTTGGTAATGACTCGAACCGTATGGTGCTTGGATGGAACTATCAGGCAACGCAGCTGGTCAGTTTTCAGCTAAACGGCTTACTCCAATTCAACGATGGAGTTGATAATCAGGCCGGAATTTCCGGGAATCTTCAGTTTCACTTCTAA